In Gadus chalcogrammus isolate NIFS_2021 chromosome 23, NIFS_Gcha_1.0, whole genome shotgun sequence, a genomic segment contains:
- the LOC130376934 gene encoding adhesive plaque matrix protein-like, translated as MAFLMRVLQLSLLLAVGCQVHAYRNVFAEPEKPTHGLHQASSYKPEQQQTPRYKPSYKPQQHLPSYKPQQQPPSYKPQPKQQQPPSYKPKQTRQQPSYKAKPQQQPPSYKPQQQPPPPSYKPQQQPPPPSYKPQQQQPPSYKPQQQQPPSYKPQQQQPPPSYKPQQQQPPPSYKPQQQQRKPPSYKPQQQQPPSYKPQQQPQQQPQQQPQQQPQPPPSYKPQQQQQPQPPPSYKPQQPPSYKPQQQQQSSYMQPQQSGYQPQQQPSYMQPQQSGYQPQQPPAGYMPPAGYMPPAGYMPPAGYKPKPQQSGYQPQQQPSYMQPQQSGYQPQQPPAGYMPPAGYKPKPQQPSYKPQQPPSYKPQQPPSYKPQQPPSYKPQPKQQQPPSYKPQPKQQQPSYKPQQTQHPPSYKPQQKQPPSSYKPQPQQQPPSSYKPQQQQPPSYKPQQQQPPSYKPQQQQQPPSYKPQQPQPPPSYKPQPPPSYKPQPPPSYKPQQQQQQPPSYKPQQQPSYMQPQQSGYQPQQPPAGYKPKPQQPGYKPQ; from the exons ATGGCTTTTCTTATGAG GGTATTGCAATTGTCTCTTCTACTTGCTGTGGGGTGTCAAGTACATG CTTACAGGAATGTCTTTGCTGAGCCGGAGAAGCCTACCCATGGGCTGCATCAGGCTTCTAGCTATAAGCCCGAACAGCAGCAAACACCTCGCTACAAgcccagctacaagccccagcagcatctgcctagctacaagccccagcagcagccgccgagctacaagccccagcccaagcagcagcagccgcctagctacaagcccaaGCAAACTcggcagcagcctagctacaaggccaagccccagcagcagccgcctagctacaagccccagcagcagccgccgccgcctagctacaagccccagcagcagccgccgccgcctagctacaagccccagcagcagcagccgcctagctacaagccccagcagcagcagccgcctagctacaagccccagcagcagcagccgccgcccagctacaagccccagcagcagcagccgccgcctagctacaagccccagcagcagcagcgaaagccgcctagctacaagccccagcagcagcagccgcctagctacaagccccagcagcagccccagcagcagccccagcagcagccccagcagcagccccagccgccgcctagctacaagccccagcagcagcagcagccccagccgccgcctagctacaagccccagcagccgcctagctacaagccccagcagcagcagcagtctagCTACATGCAGCCCCAGCAGTCTGGctaccagccccagcagcagcctagctacatgCAGCCCCAGCAGTCTGGctaccagccccagcagccgccgGCTGGCTACATGCCGCCGGCTGGCTACATGCCGCCGGCTGGCTACATGCCGCCGGCTGGCTACAAGCCGAAGCCCCAGCAGTCTGGctaccagccccagcagcagcctagctacatgCAGCCCCAGCAGTCTGGctaccagccccagcagccgccgGCTGGCTACATGCCGCCGGCTGGCTACAAGCCGAAGCCCCAGCAGCcgagctacaagccccagcagccgccgagctacaagccccagcagccgccgagctacaagccccagcagccgccgagctacaagccccagcccaagcagcagcagccgccgagctacaagccccagcccaagcagcagcagcctagctacaagccccagcaaaCTCAGCAtccgcctagctacaagccccagcagaaGCAGCCGCCGtccagctacaagccccagccccagcagcagccgccgtccagctacaagccccagcagcagcagccgcctagctacaagccccagcagcagcagccgcctagctacaagccccagcagcagcagcagccgcctagctacaagccccagcagccccagccgccgcctagctacaagccccagccgccgcctagctacaagccccagccgccgcctagctacaagccccagcagcagcagcagcagccgcctagctacaagccccagcagcagcctagctacatgCAGCCCCAGCAGTCTGGctaccagccccagcagccaccGGCTGGCTACAAGCCgaagccccagcagcctggcTACAAGCCGCAGTAA